The following are from one region of the Sardina pilchardus chromosome 4, fSarPil1.1, whole genome shotgun sequence genome:
- the LOC134077990 gene encoding CUB and zona pellucida-like domain-containing protein 1, protein MKAFKFIGIHDQVFITCSTVLCKAGIQDSRCSQGCVESRAKREAPKLTDDDEDAYLAPTEEHESEYSFQPVSQISFFTELNRRKRDAPFETSRHFISQGPLRLRTQRSVPTQG, encoded by the exons ATGAAGGCTTTCAAGTTTATTGGCATCCACGATCAG gtgttcaTCACCTGCTCCACCGTCCTCTGTAAGGCCGGCATACAGGACAGCAGGTGCTCTCAAGGCTGTGTTGAATCACGTGCCAAGAGGGAAGCTCCCAAACtgactgatgatgatgaggatgctTATCTTGCCCCCACTGAGGAGCACGAGAGCGAGTATTCTTTCCAACCTGTTAGCCAGATTTCCTTCTTCACTGAGCTCAACAGGCGCAAGAGGGACGCCCCCTTCGAGACCTCACGTCACTTCATCTCCCAGGGTCCTTTGCGTCTTAGGACCCAGCGAAGCGTGCCCACCCAAG